A single window of Gossypium hirsutum isolate 1008001.06 chromosome A10, Gossypium_hirsutum_v2.1, whole genome shotgun sequence DNA harbors:
- the LOC107897736 gene encoding uncharacterized protein: MDNAFVRGPEDDRGKEDSLQILEDKKDTLGDDGMNCSELKSKQLGSPINPQHALILNVRRIQAGKSLINDALLRAVFRMGNKIPRHVVALDEKYLRYCLELIHVNAAKAARCSISVNLSSTKTSILSNGQNPAKIVDENTGDLGRFIFKCPLEVRTESLFLDSAEPWVVGSIMGSRSMANILKSPLLEKSGAFNVNPSLNDVKRLVSYDLMSSPSGFSSYSSYKLDSETYILDDCKYGSKTMHKRPVSMSSTNSTCSDQSFSLTSTTFSQGMLQCTWNGEIPYFVFSLDNQREVYVANLENDRAA; the protein is encoded by the coding sequence ATGGACAATGCATTTGTTCGTGGTCCGGAAGATGACAGGGGAAAAGAAGATTCTCTGCAAATTTTGGAGGATAAGAAGGATACATTGGGAGACGATGGAATGAATTGTTCTGAACTAAAATCAAAACAGCTGGGGAGTCCAATAAATCCACAGCATGCTCTGATATTAAACGTTAGAAGAATACAAGCTGGAAAAAGTCTTATAAATGATGCATTGCTTCGAGCTGTTTTTCGCATGGGGAATAAGATTCCGAGGCATGTGGTTGCTCTAGATGAGAAATACCTTCGTTATTGCCTCGAGTTGATTCATGTCAATGCAGCAAAAGCAGCTCGATGCAGTATCTCTGTGAACTTGAGCTCCACAAAAACGAGCATTTTATCCAATGGACAGAATCCAGCTAAAATTGTTGATGAAAATACAGGTGACTTGGGCAGGTTTATTTTCAAATGTCCATTGGAAGTCAGGACTGAGAGTTTATTCCTTGATTCTGCAGAACCATGGGTTGTAGGTTCAATAATGGGCAGCAGGAGCATGGCAAATATATTGAAGAGCCCATTGTTAGAGAAATCGGGTGCATTCAATGTCAATCCAAGTTTGAATGATGTTAAAAGATTGGTAAGTTATGACTTAATGAGCTCTCCGAGTGGTTTCAGTAGTTATTCCTCATATAAGCTAGATAGTGAAACATACATATTGGATGACTGTAAATATGGATCCAAGACCATGCATAAAAGGCCTGTTTCCATGTCAAGTACAAACTCAACATGCTCGGATCAGTCCTTTTCTTTAACTTCTACAACATTTTCTCAAGGAATGCTTCAGTGCACGTGGAATGGTGAGATTCCGTACTTTGTTTTCTCGCTGGATAATCAAAGGGAGGTGTATGTAGCCAATTTGGAAAATGACAGAGCTGCTTGA
- the LOC121203313 gene encoding uncharacterized protein produces MYLFHSSKSSHKEHGISDHEFVGKMMVSTSFSICPQDSKIMETELVLFSGNITSIREIQTSSNNHRKNKGLSEKVVEAFKSSHLSKQSTLSRFRRSSSIMEDSSWDPCRDTVNNSDSLDGMNLFEEQLPRNLELTAIVVRDHFPENPRPEVGGWGLKFLRKPVAMQNINPLEAPVHSFCSCNNGVCSTSMDALIPAGIHGGQRTRNGGPSSLIERWRSGGHCECGGWDLGCPLTVLKSGPSKGGSPATDMPEDCKLFDFSIQGPEHGSPTLRMTNVHDGLYLIHFQSALSALQSLAIAVAYIHTQSPTFRPKNVQQSR; encoded by the exons ATGTACTTGTTCCATTCCAGCAAGAGTAGCCATAAGGAGCATGGGATTAGCGATCACGAATTTGTTGGTAAGATGATGGTGTCAACTTCTTTCTCAATCTGCCCCCAAGATTCTAAAATCATGGAGACGGAGTTGGTTTTGTTCAGTGGTAATATAACTTCTATTCGAGAGATCCAAACTTCAAGCAATAATCACAGGAAAAATAAGGGCCTATCGGAAAAGGTGGTGGAAGCATTCAAGAGTAGTCATTTGTCCAAGCAGAGCACATTGTCTAGATTTCGTCGGTCAAGTTCCATAATGGAAGATTCTTCTTGGGATCCATGTCGAGATACAGTGAACAATTCTGATTCACTAGATGGGATGAACCTTTTTGAGGAACAACTTCCAAGAAATTTGGAATTGACTGCCATCGTTGTGAGGGACCATTTCCCTGAGAATCCTCGACCAGAAGTTGGAGGTTGGGGCTTAAAATTTCTCAGGAAACCAGTGGCAATGCAAAACATCAACCCTTTGGAAGCGCCGGTTCATTCCTTTTGTTCTTGCAATAATGGTGTTTGCTCAACGAGTATGGATGCACTAATTCCAGCAGGTATTCATGGTGGCCAAAGAACCAGAAATGGTGGGCCCTCTAGTCTTATTGAAAGATGGAGATCTGGTGGACATTGTGAGTGTGGTGGCTGGGACTTAGGCTGTCCTCTGACCGTACTCAAATCCGGGCCAAGTAAAGGAGGTTCACCTGCAACAGATATGCCAGAGGATTGCAAGCTATTCGATTTTTCCATTCAG GGTCCCGAGCACGGTTCTCCGACCTTGAGGATGACAAATGTTCATGACGGGCtgtatttgattcattttcaatCAGCACTCTCAGCTCTGCAGTCCTTGGCGATTGCGGTGGCCTACATTCATACTCAAAGTCCCACTTTCCGACCCAAAAATGTACAACAATCGAGGTAG